The following are encoded together in the Streptomyces flavofungini genome:
- a CDS encoding HAD family hydrolase, with protein MSTEPTGGSGPSFPYPLVATDLDGTLLSPDDTVSARTRDALTAATAAGAAHIIVTGRSVAWTRHVLDDLGYEGIAVCGQGAQVYHAGEHRLLTSVTLDRQLAGLALAKIEAEVGPLALAASRDGLEGEVLVGPGYVVQEGPLPAVPFTDVAELWSAPLNKVYVQHPRLTDDELAAVAQQAAGDLVGVTMAGAGIVELLPLGLTKATGLSLAARRLGVKAADTIAFGDMPNDIPMFAWSAHGVAMANAHEDLKAVANEVTASNEEDGIAVVLERLLP; from the coding sequence GTGAGCACCGAGCCCACGGGCGGCTCCGGCCCGTCCTTTCCGTACCCGCTCGTCGCGACCGACCTCGACGGGACGCTCCTGTCCCCCGACGACACGGTCTCGGCGCGCACCCGGGACGCGCTCACGGCGGCCACCGCGGCGGGCGCGGCCCACATCATCGTCACCGGCCGCTCCGTCGCCTGGACCCGGCACGTCCTCGACGACCTCGGCTACGAGGGCATCGCCGTGTGCGGCCAGGGCGCGCAGGTCTACCACGCGGGCGAGCACCGGCTGCTGACCTCCGTGACCCTGGACCGCCAGCTCGCGGGCCTGGCCCTCGCCAAGATCGAGGCGGAGGTCGGCCCGCTGGCGCTCGCCGCGAGCCGCGACGGCCTGGAGGGCGAGGTCCTGGTCGGCCCCGGGTACGTGGTCCAGGAGGGCCCGCTCCCCGCCGTCCCGTTCACCGACGTCGCGGAGCTGTGGTCGGCACCGCTCAACAAGGTGTACGTCCAGCATCCCCGGCTGACCGACGACGAGTTGGCGGCCGTGGCGCAGCAGGCCGCGGGCGATCTGGTCGGCGTCACGATGGCGGGCGCGGGCATAGTGGAACTCCTGCCGCTCGGCCTGACGAAGGCGACGGGCCTGTCCCTCGCCGCCCGGCGCCTCGGCGTGAAGGCCGCGGACACGATCGCCTTCGGCGACATGCCCAACGACATTCCGATGTTCGCCTGGTCCGCCCACGGCGTAGCCATGGCCAACGCCCACGAGGACCTCAAGGCAGTGGCGAACGAGGTCACGGCCTCGAACGAGGAGGACGGCATCGCGGTGGTCCTGGAGCGGTTGCTGCCGTAA
- the serS gene encoding serine--tRNA ligase has product MIDLRLLREDPDRVRASQRARGEDVGLVDALLSADERRRSSGLRFDELRSEQKALGKLIPKASGDEKAELLKKAGELAAAVKAANAEQDTADEDAKRLLLQLGNLVHEDVPVGGEEDFVVLETHGTIRDFAAEGFEPKDHLELGEALGAIDVERGAKVSGSRFYYLTGVGALLELALVNAAIAQATEAGFTPMLTPALVRPRAMEGTGFLGQAAENVYHLEKDDYYLVGTSEVPLAAYHMDEIIDADKLPLRYAGFSPCFRREAGTYGKDTRGIFRVHQFDKVEMFSYVAPEDAENEHKRLLDWEKQWLTGLELPFQVIDVASADLGASASRKFDCEAWIPTQGKYRELTSASNCDSFQARRLSVRMRAEQDGKKAVQPLATLNGTLCAVPRTIVALLENHQLPDGSVRVPEVLRPYLGGREILEPLAK; this is encoded by the coding sequence GTGATTGACCTTCGCCTGCTCCGTGAGGACCCCGACCGTGTTCGCGCTTCTCAGCGCGCCCGTGGAGAGGACGTCGGCCTCGTCGACGCCCTGCTCTCCGCCGACGAGCGGCGCAGGTCCTCCGGGCTCCGCTTCGACGAGCTGCGCTCCGAGCAGAAGGCGCTTGGCAAGCTCATCCCCAAGGCCTCCGGCGACGAGAAGGCCGAGCTCCTGAAGAAGGCCGGCGAGCTCGCCGCCGCGGTGAAGGCCGCGAACGCCGAGCAGGACACGGCCGACGAGGACGCCAAGCGCCTCCTCCTCCAGCTCGGCAACCTCGTGCACGAGGACGTGCCGGTGGGCGGCGAGGAGGACTTCGTCGTCCTGGAGACGCACGGCACGATCCGCGACTTCGCCGCCGAGGGCTTCGAGCCCAAGGACCACCTGGAGCTCGGCGAGGCGCTCGGCGCCATCGACGTCGAGCGCGGCGCGAAGGTCTCCGGCTCCCGCTTCTACTACCTGACGGGCGTCGGCGCGCTCCTGGAGCTCGCGCTCGTCAACGCGGCCATCGCCCAGGCCACCGAGGCCGGGTTCACGCCGATGCTGACCCCCGCCCTGGTCCGCCCGCGCGCCATGGAGGGCACCGGCTTCCTCGGCCAGGCCGCCGAGAACGTGTACCACCTGGAGAAGGACGACTACTACCTGGTCGGCACCTCCGAGGTCCCGCTCGCGGCGTACCACATGGACGAGATCATCGACGCCGACAAGCTCCCCCTGCGGTACGCCGGGTTCTCGCCCTGCTTCCGCCGCGAGGCCGGGACGTACGGCAAGGACACCCGCGGCATCTTCCGGGTGCACCAGTTCGACAAGGTCGAGATGTTCTCGTACGTCGCGCCCGAGGACGCCGAGAACGAGCACAAGCGGCTCCTGGACTGGGAGAAGCAGTGGCTGACCGGCCTGGAGCTGCCCTTCCAGGTCATCGACGTCGCCTCCGCCGACCTGGGCGCCTCGGCCTCGCGCAAGTTCGACTGCGAGGCGTGGATCCCCACCCAGGGCAAGTACCGCGAGCTGACGTCCGCGTCGAACTGCGACAGCTTCCAGGCCCGCCGCCTCTCCGTGCGCATGCGCGCGGAGCAGGACGGCAAGAAGGCGGTCCAGCCGCTCGCGACGCTGAACGGCACGCTGTGCGCGGTGCCCCGCACGATCGTGGCGCTCCTGGAAAACCACCAGCTGCCCGACGGTTCCGTGCGCGTCCCCGAGGTCCTGCGGCCGTATCTGGGGGGCCGGGAGATCCTGGAGCCCCTCGCCAAGTGA
- a CDS encoding ABC transporter permease, whose translation MYDPTVARLTYRALLGRRRALILFALPLLLIVISVAVRALSGADDQVASDLLGGFALATMVPIIGVIAGTGAIGPEIDDGSVLYLLSKPVKRPTIIVTKLTVAIAVTMAFSALPTFIAGTILNGNGQQIAVAYTIAALVSSIAYAAIFLLLGTVTRHAVVFGLVYALVWEALFGSLVSGARTLSVQQWSLAVAHKAADGGDLVTSDVGLPAGVILLIVVTAGATWFAGQKLRTLTLAGDE comes from the coding sequence GTGTACGACCCCACTGTCGCCCGGCTCACCTACCGGGCCCTCCTCGGCCGCCGCCGAGCGCTCATCCTGTTCGCCCTGCCGCTGCTGCTCATCGTCATCTCCGTGGCGGTACGCGCCCTCAGCGGCGCCGACGACCAGGTCGCCTCCGACCTGCTCGGCGGGTTCGCGCTCGCCACGATGGTGCCGATCATCGGCGTCATCGCGGGCACCGGCGCGATCGGCCCCGAGATCGACGACGGCTCCGTGCTCTACCTGCTGTCCAAGCCGGTCAAACGGCCCACGATCATCGTCACCAAGCTCACCGTCGCCATCGCCGTCACCATGGCGTTCTCGGCGCTCCCGACGTTCATCGCGGGCACGATCCTCAACGGCAACGGCCAGCAGATCGCCGTCGCCTACACCATCGCCGCCCTCGTCTCCTCCATCGCGTACGCGGCGATCTTCCTGCTGCTCGGCACGGTCACCCGGCACGCGGTGGTCTTCGGCCTCGTGTACGCCCTGGTGTGGGAGGCGCTGTTCGGATCCCTGGTCTCCGGGGCGCGCACGCTCAGCGTGCAGCAGTGGTCCCTCGCCGTCGCCCACAAGGCCGCGGACGGCGGTGACCTGGTCACCTCCGACGTGGGCCTGCCCGCCGGGGTGATCCTGCTGATCGTGGTCACGGCCGGGGCCACGTGGTTCGCCGGGCAGAAGCTGCGGACGCTGACGCTGGCCGGCGACGAGTAG